The following proteins are encoded in a genomic region of Pseudorca crassidens isolate mPseCra1 chromosome 1, mPseCra1.hap1, whole genome shotgun sequence:
- the TMEM30B gene encoding cell cycle control protein 50B: MTWSATARGAHQPDNTAFTQQRLPAWQPLLSASITLPLFFCAGLAFIGLGLGLYYSSNGIKELEYDYTGDPGTGNCSVCAAAGQGRAPPPRCSCAWYFSLPEFFQGPVYLYYELTNFYQNNRRYGVSRDDAQLSGLQSALHHPVNDCYPYQYSAAGLPIAPCGAIANSLFNDSFSLWHQRLPGGPYVEVPLDRTGIAWWTDYHVKFRNPPLVNGSLALAFLGTAPPPSWHRPVYELSPDPNNTGFINQDFVVWMRTAALPTFRKLYARIRQGNYSAGLPRGTYRVNITYNYPVRVFGGHKLINFSSISWMGGKNPFLGIAYLVVGSLCILTGFVMLVVYIRYQDQNDDDEDDE; encoded by the coding sequence ATGACCTGGAGCGCCACCGCCCGGGGCGCCCACCAGCCCGACAACACCGCGTTCACTCAGCAGCGCCTCCCCGCCTGGCAGCCGCTGCTGTCAGCCAGCATCACGCTGCCGCTCTTCTTCTGCGCCGGCCTGGCCTTCAtcggcctgggcctgggcctctaCTACTCCTCCAACGGCATCAAGGAGCTCGAGTACGACTACACCGGCGACCCGGGCACCGGCAACTGCTCGGTGTGCGCCGCCGCCGGCCAGGGCCGCGCGCCGCCGCCCCGCTGCTCGTGCGCCTGGTACTTCTCGCTGCCCGAGTTCTTCCAGGGCCCCGTGTACCTCTACTACGAGCTGACCAACTTCTACCAGAACAACCGGCGCTACGGCGTGTCCCGCGACGACGCGCAGCTGAGCGGGCTGCAGAGCGCGCTGCACCACCCGGTCAACGACTGCTACCCCTACCAGTACAGCGCGGCTGGCCTGCCCATCGCGCCTTGCGGCGCCATCGCCAACAGCCTCTTCAACGACTCCTTCTCGCTGTGGCACCAGCGCCTGCCGGGCGGGCCCTACGTCGAGGTGCCGCTCGACCGCACCGGCATCGCCTGGTGGACCGACTACCACGTCAAGTTCCGCAACCCGCCGCTGGTGAACGGCAGCCTGGCGTTGGCCTTCCTGGGCACCGCGCCCCCGCCCAGCTGGCACCGGCCGGTCTACGAGCTCAGCCCAGACCCGAACAACACCGGCTTCATCAACCAGGACTTCGTGGTATGGATGCGCACGGCGGCGCTGCCCACGTTCCGCAAGCTGTACGCGCGCATCCGCCAGGGCAACTACTCGGCCGGGTTGCCGCGGGGCACCTACCGCGTCAACATCACCTACAACTACCCGGTGCGCGTCTTCGGCGGCCACAAGCTCATCAACTTCAGCAGCATCTCTTGGATGGGCGGCAAGAATCCGTTCCTGGGCATCGCCTACTTGGTGGTCGGCTCCCTCTGCATCCTCACGGGATTTGTCATGCTGGTCGTCTACATTCGCTACCAGGACCAGAACGACGACGACGAGGACGACGAGTAA